One part of the Oceanihabitans sp. IOP_32 genome encodes these proteins:
- a CDS encoding DUF2061 domain-containing protein, producing MIIDAIFSRKNKNVKVTDINNSTENDVGKKTNKSEEKVTRSLAKTISWRIIGTLDTLILSWLITGEVVMAFTIASVEFGSKLILYFFHERVWNIIKWGK from the coding sequence ATGATTATTGATGCTATTTTTAGTAGAAAGAATAAAAATGTTAAAGTGACAGATATAAATAATTCAACTGAAAATGATGTAGGCAAAAAAACCAATAAATCCGAAGAGAAAGTCACACGAAGTTTGGCTAAAACCATTAGTTGGAGAATTATTGGTACGCTAGATACCTTAATTTTGTCTTGGTTAATTACAGGAGAAGTTGTTATGGCGTTTACAATAGCATCAGTCGAATTTGGATCAAAATTGATATTGTATTTCTTTCACGAGCGTGTTTGGAATATTATAAAATGGGGAAAGTAA
- a CDS encoding phosphoadenosine phosphosulfate reductase family protein has protein sequence MIDQNQIEALNEAYKSESPSTIIQKALELSSEVVVTTNFRPYEAAILHAVCKEKSNIPVIWCDTGYNTPQTYKHAEQLIKDLALNVYLYVPKQTAAHRDVFIGIPDVDAPEHALFTEQVKLEPFKRAMDEHKPKVWFTNLREGQTAFRNSIGIFSLSKDGILKVSPFYYWSDKKLDGYLKENNLPNEFKYFDPTKVTANRECGLHI, from the coding sequence ATGATAGATCAAAATCAAATTGAAGCTTTAAACGAAGCTTACAAAAGCGAATCGCCTTCTACAATTATTCAAAAAGCTTTAGAGCTTAGTAGCGAAGTCGTGGTTACTACAAATTTTAGACCTTATGAAGCTGCTATTTTGCATGCCGTTTGTAAGGAGAAGTCTAACATACCTGTTATTTGGTGCGACACAGGCTACAATACACCACAAACTTATAAACATGCTGAGCAGCTTATAAAAGATTTAGCCTTAAACGTTTATCTGTATGTGCCCAAACAAACAGCAGCACACCGAGATGTGTTTATAGGCATTCCAGATGTTGATGCTCCAGAGCACGCTTTGTTTACCGAACAAGTTAAGTTAGAGCCTTTTAAACGCGCAATGGATGAGCACAAGCCTAAAGTGTGGTTTACAAATTTACGCGAAGGGCAAACTGCTTTTAGAAATAGTATTGGGATCTTTAGTTTGAGTAAAGATGGCATTTTAAAAGTAAGTCCGTTTTATTATTGGTCTGATAAAAAATTAGACGGCTATTTAAAGGAAAATAATTTACCAAACGAATTTAAATATTTCGATCCCACAAAAGTCACAGCCAATAGAGAATGTGGGTTGCATATATAA
- the cysD gene encoding sulfate adenylyltransferase subunit CysD, producing the protein MNKDTSHINSLENEAIYIMREVAAQFDKPVLLFSGGKDSITLVRLAVKAFYPAKIPFPLMHIDTGHNFPETIEFRDRLVKELGLELIVRNVQDSIDEGKVVEESGRYASRNTLQTTTLLDAIEEFKFDACIGGARRDEEKARAKERIFSVRDDFGQWDEKNQRPELFDMLNGAIEHGQNVRVFPISNWTELDVWSYIQKENIEIPSIYFAHKRKTFLRDGLIWSADDEVVFRDDNEEVAERIVRFRTVGDMSCTAAVLSDAADIDSVVQEIRESSISERGARIDDKRSEAAMEKRKQQGYF; encoded by the coding sequence ATGAATAAAGACACATCGCATATAAATTCGCTCGAAAACGAAGCTATTTATATCATGAGAGAAGTAGCAGCGCAATTTGATAAGCCTGTCTTGCTTTTTTCAGGAGGAAAAGATTCCATTACCTTGGTAAGATTAGCTGTAAAGGCGTTTTACCCTGCAAAAATTCCGTTTCCTTTAATGCATATTGATACGGGACATAATTTTCCCGAAACCATTGAGTTTAGAGATCGTTTAGTTAAAGAACTGGGTTTAGAGCTTATTGTTAGAAACGTACAAGACTCTATCGATGAGGGTAAGGTAGTAGAAGAGTCTGGCCGTTATGCAAGCAGAAACACCTTGCAAACAACGACGCTTTTAGATGCAATTGAAGAATTTAAATTCGATGCTTGTATAGGTGGTGCTCGTCGCGATGAAGAAAAAGCAAGAGCAAAAGAACGCATTTTCTCGGTGCGTGATGATTTTGGCCAATGGGACGAAAAAAATCAACGTCCTGAATTATTCGATATGCTAAATGGTGCTATTGAACACGGACAAAATGTACGGGTTTTCCCGATTTCGAATTGGACAGAACTAGATGTGTGGTCTTACATTCAAAAAGAAAACATCGAAATTCCTTCTATTTATTTCGCACATAAAAGAAAAACTTTTTTACGAGACGGATTAATATGGTCTGCAGACGATGAGGTAGTTTTTAGAGACGATAACGAGGAAGTTGCAGAACGAATAGTAAGGTTTAGAACCGTTGGTGACATGAGTTGTACCGCAGCAGTTTTATCTGATGCAGCAGATATCGATAGCGTTGTTCAAGAAATTAGAGAGAGTTCAATCTCCGAGCGTGGTGCGCGTATCGACGATAAGCGCTCAGAAGCAGCTATGGAAAAGCGTAAACAGCAAGGGTATTTTTAA
- a CDS encoding sulfate adenylyltransferase subunit 1 — protein sequence MEVLKIATAGSVDDGKSTLIGRILYDTKSLTTDKLEAIEKTSKQRGYDYLDFSLATDGLVAEREQGITIDVAHIYFSTAKKSYIIADTPGHIEYTRNMVTGASTSQASVILIDARKGVIEQTNRHFFINNLLRIKDVVVAINKMDLVDYSEDVYNKIKADFSELMSKRDFQEQKITFIPISALKGDNVVNISDKMSWYHGETLLEHLEKLDKQDVFNTGSPRFPVQYVIRPKTEEFHDFRGYAGKVYGGNLSVGDHIVVLPSQTKSKIADIYFYNEKYETASRRSSVTITLEDDINVSRGDMIVKESDLPTVEKQFTANVCWMDSNQLTAGKKYIIQHGINKVLAKVDKIHHKINPDYSGIETNVSGLEVNDIASVSFKLNKPIFYDKFKDHRTNGSFIIIDSQTNNTVGVGFIQ from the coding sequence ATGGAAGTATTAAAAATTGCGACAGCAGGAAGTGTAGATGATGGGAAGAGTACCTTAATAGGACGTATTCTTTACGATACAAAATCATTAACAACAGATAAGCTCGAGGCTATCGAAAAAACCAGTAAACAACGTGGTTACGATTATTTAGACTTCTCTTTAGCAACAGATGGCTTAGTGGCAGAACGAGAGCAAGGCATTACCATAGATGTGGCGCATATTTATTTTTCGACTGCTAAAAAAAGCTATATTATTGCCGACACTCCAGGGCACATCGAATACACACGTAATATGGTTACAGGAGCTTCTACATCTCAAGCTTCTGTTATTTTAATCGATGCTAGAAAAGGTGTCATTGAGCAAACTAATCGTCATTTTTTTATCAATAATTTATTGCGAATTAAAGACGTGGTTGTAGCTATTAACAAAATGGATTTGGTCGATTATTCTGAAGATGTCTATAATAAAATCAAAGCAGACTTCTCTGAGTTGATGAGTAAAAGAGATTTCCAAGAGCAGAAAATTACCTTTATTCCAATAAGTGCTTTAAAAGGCGACAACGTAGTAAATATATCCGATAAAATGTCTTGGTATCATGGGGAAACCTTATTAGAGCATTTAGAGAAATTGGACAAGCAAGATGTATTTAATACCGGATCTCCTCGTTTCCCAGTACAATACGTGATACGACCAAAAACCGAAGAATTTCACGATTTTAGAGGATACGCGGGGAAAGTTTATGGAGGGAATTTAAGTGTAGGTGACCATATTGTTGTTTTACCATCGCAAACAAAGTCTAAGATTGCAGATATTTATTTCTATAACGAGAAATACGAAACAGCATCAAGGCGTTCTTCTGTTACTATTACTCTAGAAGACGATATTAACGTAAGTCGTGGGGATATGATTGTTAAAGAAAGCGATTTACCAACTGTAGAAAAGCAGTTTACGGCTAATGTATGTTGGATGGATTCCAACCAGCTTACAGCAGGCAAAAAATATATTATTCAACACGGTATAAATAAGGTTTTAGCTAAGGTTGACAAGATTCATCATAAAATTAACCCTGATTATTCTGGTATAGAAACTAATGTTTCTGGTTTAGAGGTTAACGATATTGCATCGGTAAGTTTTAAACTAAATAAACCTATTTTTTACGACAAGTTTAAAGATCATCGCACAAATGGTTCGTTTATCATCATCGATTCTCAAACCAACAATACCGTGGGTGTAGGCTTTATTCAATAA
- a CDS encoding NAD(P)/FAD-dependent oxidoreductase translates to MIKTDILIIGAGPTGLFTVFEAGLLKLKCHLIDALPQPGGQCSEIYPKKPIYDIPGFPEILAGDLTKNLLEQGKQFEPGFTLGERAETIEKLDDGTFVVTTNKGTKHHAPVVAIAGGLGSFEPRKPQIDRISDFEDKGIEYFIKNPEIYSGKKVVVSGGGDSALDWSIFLADIASQVTLIHRRHEFRGALDSVEKVRELKLLGKINLITPAEVTKLHGTDKLEAVTVLKEGVEQKLETDHFIPLFGLSPKLGPIANWGLEIEKNAIKVDNSLNYQTNIPGIFAIGDVNTYPEKLKLILCGFHEATLMCQAAYRIINPGKRYVLKYTTVSGIDGFDGTRKEAPKAVVRSIEA, encoded by the coding sequence ATGATTAAAACAGATATACTTATTATTGGAGCTGGGCCAACAGGACTCTTTACAGTCTTTGAAGCGGGATTATTAAAATTAAAATGTCATTTAATTGATGCTTTACCACAACCAGGTGGACAATGTTCAGAAATTTACCCCAAAAAACCGATTTATGATATTCCGGGCTTTCCAGAAATATTAGCAGGCGACTTAACTAAGAATTTATTAGAGCAAGGTAAACAATTTGAACCTGGCTTTACTTTAGGAGAGCGTGCAGAAACCATAGAAAAGTTAGACGATGGTACTTTTGTTGTCACTACGAATAAAGGTACAAAACATCACGCCCCTGTGGTGGCCATTGCTGGAGGATTGGGTTCTTTCGAGCCTAGAAAACCTCAAATTGATCGGATTAGCGATTTTGAAGATAAAGGCATAGAGTATTTTATTAAAAATCCAGAGATATACAGCGGTAAAAAAGTGGTGGTATCTGGTGGGGGAGATTCTGCTTTAGATTGGAGTATATTTCTAGCAGACATTGCATCTCAAGTAACCTTAATTCATAGAAGACATGAGTTTAGAGGCGCTTTAGACTCCGTAGAAAAAGTAAGAGAGTTAAAACTTTTAGGAAAAATAAATTTAATCACGCCTGCCGAGGTTACTAAACTGCATGGCACCGATAAATTGGAGGCCGTAACCGTTTTAAAAGAAGGGGTTGAACAAAAACTTGAAACCGATCATTTTATACCATTATTCGGACTTTCGCCAAAACTCGGCCCAATTGCAAACTGGGGACTAGAAATTGAGAAAAATGCCATTAAAGTAGATAATTCTCTCAATTACCAAACCAACATTCCTGGTATTTTTGCTATTGGAGACGTGAATACCTATCCCGAAAAATTAAAACTTATTCTTTGCGGTTTTCACGAGGCTACTTTAATGTGTCAGGCAGCTTACAGAATTATTAACCCAGGTAAAAGATACGTTTTAAAATATACAACAGTAAGCGGCATTGATGGTTTTGATGGTACCAGAAAAGAAGCGCCAAAGGCTGTAGTAAGATCTATTGAAGCATAA
- the epsC gene encoding serine O-acetyltransferase EpsC has product MKDTVEDFTKKLFYALFDDEDEKEWQMLKSTFLEIGKQVCKKDRVLTWEAFYKTLPEVRRKLDLDAIAINKNDPASKCLEEVYLAYPGFHAIAIYRISHELYKLDMPIIPRMMSEYAHNLTGIDIHPGATIGESFFIDHGTGIVIGETSVIKKHVKIFQGVTLGGLQVNKSMASTKRHPTIEDHVTIYANATILGGDIVIGAHSTIGANVWISESVPEHSLVTYKTEIKIRPKNNGVR; this is encoded by the coding sequence TTGAAGGATACGGTAGAAGATTTTACAAAAAAACTATTTTATGCCCTTTTTGATGATGAAGATGAGAAGGAGTGGCAAATGCTAAAAAGCACATTTTTAGAGATAGGGAAGCAGGTTTGTAAAAAAGACAGAGTTCTAACTTGGGAGGCCTTCTATAAAACACTACCAGAAGTAAGACGAAAGTTAGATTTAGATGCCATAGCCATAAATAAAAACGATCCAGCATCAAAATGTTTAGAAGAGGTGTATTTAGCCTACCCAGGGTTTCACGCTATAGCTATTTATAGAATAAGCCATGAGTTGTATAAGCTAGATATGCCCATAATTCCTAGAATGATGAGTGAATACGCTCACAATCTTACCGGTATCGATATTCATCCTGGTGCGACTATTGGCGAATCGTTCTTTATAGATCATGGTACTGGCATTGTTATAGGAGAAACCTCTGTGATTAAAAAACACGTCAAGATTTTTCAAGGGGTAACCTTAGGCGGTTTGCAAGTAAACAAAAGCATGGCGTCTACCAAACGACATCCTACCATTGAAGATCATGTAACCATTTACGCCAATGCCACGATTTTAGGAGGCGACATCGTAATTGGAGCTCATAGCACCATAGGAGCGAATGTATGGATTTCAGAGTCGGTGCCAGAACACTCGCTAGTGACTTATAAAACAGAAATTAAAATTAGACCAAAAAATAATGGAGTACGGTAA
- the cysM gene encoding cysteine synthase CysM, with amino-acid sequence MEYGKSILDQIGNTPLIEATHIISNKKVRLFLKLEGKNPGGSLKDRAAFNMINEAMKRGDIKKGDTLVEATSGNTGIALAFIAQLLGLNMVLIMPENSTVERVKTMRAYGAQVILTPANIGIEGSRDLAFKLRDEKGYTLLNQFENDDNWKAHYKTTGPEIWKDTEAQVTHFVATMGTTGTITGVSKFLKEKNPNIQIIGAQPADGSSIPGIRKWSPEYVPKFFDSSRVDRVIEVNETQARAMTQRLAKEEGVFAGMSSGGSVFSALQVAESLKEGVVVAIICDIGDRYLSSTLFD; translated from the coding sequence ATGGAGTACGGTAAATCAATATTAGACCAAATAGGAAACACGCCATTAATAGAAGCAACGCATATTATTTCAAACAAAAAAGTAAGGCTGTTTTTAAAACTTGAAGGTAAAAACCCAGGTGGAAGCCTAAAAGACCGAGCCGCTTTTAATATGATAAATGAAGCCATGAAAAGAGGCGACATTAAAAAAGGTGATACTTTAGTGGAAGCCACTAGTGGTAACACGGGAATTGCGCTTGCCTTTATAGCACAACTTTTAGGTTTGAATATGGTTTTGATCATGCCAGAAAACTCTACGGTTGAACGCGTAAAAACCATGCGTGCTTATGGTGCTCAGGTTATTTTAACACCTGCCAATATTGGGATTGAGGGTTCAAGAGACCTCGCCTTTAAACTTAGAGACGAGAAAGGATATACGCTACTAAATCAGTTTGAAAATGACGACAATTGGAAAGCGCATTACAAAACCACTGGTCCAGAAATCTGGAAAGATACCGAAGCACAAGTAACCCATTTTGTAGCAACTATGGGCACCACAGGAACCATAACAGGAGTTTCTAAATTCTTAAAAGAGAAAAACCCGAACATTCAAATTATTGGTGCACAGCCAGCCGACGGGTCAAGTATTCCAGGCATTAGAAAATGGTCACCAGAATATGTACCTAAGTTTTTTGATAGCAGTAGAGTGGATCGAGTGATTGAGGTTAATGAAACTCAGGCTAGAGCCATGACGCAGCGGCTAGCAAAAGAAGAAGGCGTTTTTGCCGGAATGAGTAGTGGAGGCTCGGTGTTTAGCGCCCTACAAGTCGCAGAATCCCTTAAAGAAGGTGTAGTTGTGGCCATTATTTGCGATATAGGAGATCGCTATTTATCTTCTACTTTATTCGATTAA
- a CDS encoding homocysteine S-methyltransferase family protein, with protein MSKIQQALKDRILVLDGAMGTMLQAYKFSEDDFRGDRFKDYPTPLQGNNDLLSITQPEAIKTIHAKYFEAGADIVETNTFSSTTIAMADYQMEDLVYELNFQSAKLAKEVAEVFTAKEPHKPRFVAGAIGPTNRTASMSPDVNDPGYRAVTFDELRVAYKQQVEALMDGGVDILLVETVFDTLNAKAALFAIEEVKEARNIDIPIMLSGTITDASGRTLSGQTAEAFLISVSHIPLLSIGFNCALGANLLQPHLEAIVNKTDFAISAHPNAGLPNAFGEYDESPEEMGEQIEVYLQKNLINIIGGCCGTTPEHIRVITNIAAKYKPRCYAGSVSASH; from the coding sequence ATGTCAAAAATACAACAAGCCTTAAAAGATAGAATTTTAGTATTAGATGGTGCCATGGGTACGATGTTGCAGGCCTATAAATTTTCAGAAGACGATTTTAGAGGCGACCGCTTTAAAGATTATCCCACCCCATTACAAGGCAATAACGATTTGCTATCTATTACCCAGCCAGAGGCCATAAAAACCATACATGCAAAGTATTTTGAAGCCGGTGCAGATATTGTTGAAACCAACACCTTTTCAAGCACAACCATTGCTATGGCCGACTACCAAATGGAAGATTTGGTGTACGAGCTCAATTTTCAATCGGCTAAATTAGCCAAAGAGGTCGCCGAGGTTTTCACCGCTAAAGAACCGCACAAACCACGTTTTGTGGCGGGTGCCATTGGACCAACAAACCGAACCGCAAGTATGTCTCCAGATGTTAACGATCCGGGTTATAGAGCGGTGACCTTCGATGAACTCCGTGTCGCCTATAAACAACAAGTGGAAGCCTTAATGGATGGAGGTGTAGATATACTTTTAGTTGAAACCGTGTTCGATACCTTAAACGCAAAAGCAGCATTATTTGCTATTGAAGAAGTTAAAGAAGCTCGAAACATCGATATTCCAATTATGCTAAGTGGTACAATAACCGATGCTTCTGGAAGAACACTATCAGGACAAACCGCCGAGGCATTTTTAATTTCGGTGTCCCATATTCCATTATTATCTATCGGTTTTAATTGTGCCTTAGGCGCTAATCTACTACAGCCCCATTTAGAAGCCATTGTGAATAAAACAGACTTTGCCATATCGGCGCATCCCAATGCAGGTTTACCCAATGCCTTTGGAGAATACGACGAATCTCCAGAAGAAATGGGGGAGCAGATTGAGGTCTATTTACAAAAAAATCTAATTAACATTATTGGAGGCTGTTGTGGTACAACACCAGAGCACATAAGGGTGATCACAAATATTGCAGCAAAATATAAACCACGTTGTTATGCAGGAAGCGTTTCGGCATCACATTAA
- the metH gene encoding methionine synthase, protein MKVKQTKYMRLSGLEPLVLNENSNFINVGERTNVAGSRKFLRLIKEENYDEALDIARHQVDGGAQILDVNFDDGLIDGKEAMIRFLNLIAAEPDICKVPIMIDSSKWEIIEAGLQVVQGKCVVNSISLKEGEANFIWEAKQIKRYGAAVIVMAFDEVGQADTYERRIEIAKRSYDILVDKVGFPSEDIIFDLNIFPVATGMEEHRRNAIDFIEATRWVRENLPNVSVSGGVSNVSFSFRGNNGVREAMHSVFLYHAIQAGMNIGIVNPALLEVYDDIPKDLLEHVEDVILDRRDDATERLLDFAETVKGSKKEAGADLSWRENPLQDRITHALVKGIDSYIVEDVEQARQEANSPIDVIEGHLMTGMNVVGDLFGAGKMFLPQVVKSARVMKKAVGYLNPFIEAAKTDKQEPVGKILMATVKGDVHDIGKNIVSVVLACNNYEIVDLGVMVPPEKIIETAIRERVDAIGLSGLITPSLDEMVYLAKEMQRNNLELPLLIGGATTSKAHTAVKIDTQYNNAVVHVNDASRAVTVVGDLLNKKSSQDYVAKLKKDYDEFRTKFLKRGKEKSYISIEEARKRKYKIDWNATEIVKPNTLGIQVLEQLSLKELLPFIDWSPFFRSWDLHGKFPDILTDKVVGEQATIMYEEAQRMIKVIIAKQLFKPKAIFGLFEANSIHHDDISVIRKGKEIAVFRTLRQQLKKREGIPNHALADFIAPKDSGKTDYLGLFSVGIFGAQELAESYKLKDDDYNAIMAQAIADRFAEALAEYLHKQIRMKHWGYAANENLTNDDLIKESYKGIRPAPGYPACPDHLEKETIWELLDVEKRIGISLTESLAMWPAAAVSGYYFANPEAKYFGLGKITDDQVTDYAKRKGITKAKARKWLHANIAE, encoded by the coding sequence ATGAAAGTAAAACAAACTAAATACATGCGGTTGTCTGGTTTAGAACCTTTGGTTTTAAACGAAAATAGCAATTTTATAAATGTAGGTGAGCGCACTAATGTTGCTGGGTCTCGTAAGTTTTTAAGATTGATAAAAGAAGAGAATTATGACGAAGCTTTAGATATTGCACGACATCAGGTTGATGGGGGTGCTCAGATTTTAGATGTTAATTTTGATGATGGTTTGATTGATGGCAAAGAAGCCATGATACGGTTCTTAAACCTCATTGCAGCCGAGCCAGATATTTGTAAAGTGCCCATAATGATCGATAGCTCAAAATGGGAGATTATAGAAGCTGGACTTCAAGTGGTGCAAGGTAAATGCGTTGTTAATTCCATTTCTCTAAAAGAAGGTGAAGCGAATTTTATTTGGGAAGCCAAGCAAATTAAACGTTATGGTGCTGCAGTAATTGTAATGGCTTTTGATGAAGTAGGGCAAGCCGATACTTACGAGCGCCGTATAGAAATAGCCAAACGGTCTTATGATATTTTAGTAGATAAAGTGGGTTTTCCTTCTGAAGATATTATTTTCGATTTAAATATATTTCCTGTAGCCACAGGGATGGAAGAACATCGTAGAAATGCCATAGATTTTATTGAAGCCACACGCTGGGTACGTGAAAACTTACCAAATGTAAGTGTAAGTGGAGGCGTGAGTAATGTGTCGTTTTCTTTTAGAGGAAATAATGGCGTTCGCGAAGCCATGCACTCTGTGTTTTTATATCATGCCATACAGGCGGGCATGAATATAGGTATTGTTAACCCTGCACTTTTAGAGGTTTATGACGATATTCCAAAAGACTTGCTAGAACATGTTGAAGACGTTATTTTAGATCGCAGAGACGATGCTACCGAGCGGCTTTTAGATTTTGCCGAAACCGTAAAGGGATCTAAAAAAGAAGCTGGAGCCGATTTGTCTTGGCGAGAAAACCCTTTACAAGACAGAATTACTCACGCCTTAGTAAAAGGTATAGATTCTTATATTGTTGAAGATGTTGAGCAAGCTCGACAGGAAGCCAATTCGCCAATAGATGTTATTGAAGGACATTTAATGACGGGTATGAATGTCGTTGGCGATTTATTTGGAGCTGGTAAAATGTTTTTACCTCAAGTTGTAAAATCTGCAAGGGTTATGAAAAAAGCCGTAGGCTATCTCAACCCCTTTATTGAAGCAGCAAAAACCGATAAACAAGAACCGGTTGGTAAGATACTTATGGCCACTGTAAAAGGCGATGTTCACGATATTGGTAAAAATATTGTAAGCGTTGTTTTAGCTTGTAATAATTACGAAATTGTGGATTTAGGTGTCATGGTGCCGCCAGAAAAAATTATTGAAACGGCAATAAGAGAACGTGTAGACGCTATTGGTTTGTCTGGCTTAATTACACCATCATTAGATGAAATGGTATATTTAGCCAAAGAAATGCAACGCAACAATCTTGAATTACCTTTGCTTATAGGGGGAGCAACCACATCAAAAGCACATACTGCAGTTAAGATTGACACCCAATACAACAACGCAGTGGTTCATGTAAACGACGCCTCACGTGCCGTAACCGTTGTTGGCGATTTGTTGAATAAAAAATCTTCTCAAGACTATGTTGCAAAGTTAAAAAAAGATTATGATGAGTTTCGAACAAAGTTCTTAAAACGGGGTAAAGAAAAATCATATATTTCTATTGAAGAAGCCAGAAAAAGAAAATATAAAATTGATTGGAATGCTACCGAAATTGTAAAACCAAATACCTTAGGTATTCAGGTGTTAGAGCAATTAAGCCTAAAAGAGTTGTTGCCTTTTATAGATTGGAGTCCGTTTTTTAGAAGCTGGGATTTACACGGGAAATTCCCCGACATTTTAACCGATAAGGTGGTTGGCGAGCAAGCTACAATTATGTACGAAGAAGCACAGCGCATGATTAAAGTTATTATTGCAAAACAATTGTTTAAACCTAAAGCAATTTTTGGCTTGTTTGAGGCAAATTCAATTCACCATGATGACATCTCAGTGATAAGAAAAGGAAAGGAAATCGCTGTTTTTAGAACCTTACGCCAACAATTAAAAAAACGAGAAGGTATTCCAAACCACGCACTAGCAGATTTTATTGCTCCTAAAGATTCTGGGAAAACCGATTATTTAGGTTTGTTTAGTGTAGGTATTTTTGGTGCACAAGAATTGGCCGAAAGCTATAAGTTAAAAGACGATGACTACAATGCTATTATGGCACAAGCCATAGCAGATAGATTTGCAGAAGCCTTGGCCGAATATCTACATAAGCAAATACGCATGAAGCACTGGGGGTATGCTGCTAATGAAAATTTAACTAATGACGATCTGATTAAGGAAAGCTATAAAGGGATCCGACCAGCGCCGGGGTACCCAGCATGTCCAGATCATCTTGAGAAAGAAACCATCTGGGAATTATTAGATGTGGAAAAACGAATTGGTATTTCATTAACCGAAAGCTTGGCCATGTGGCCTGCTGCTGCAGTGTCGGGGTATTATTTTGCTAATCCAGAAGCCAAGTATTTCGGATTAGGGAAAATTACAGACGATCAGGTTACCGATTATGCTAAACGAAAGGGAATCACTAAAGCAAAAGCCAGAAAGTGGTTGCACGCTAATATTGCAGAGTAA
- the metF gene encoding methylenetetrahydrofolate reductase [NAD(P)H] has protein sequence MKVTEHIEKAKGKTLFSFEIIPPKKGNNIQELYDNIDPLMEFNPPFIDVTTSREEFVYIEKEGLFDRKITRMRPGTLGICAAIKHKYNVDTVPHVLCGGFTKEETEYLLVDCHYLGINNVMALRGDAMKGEQYFKPTKGGHTYATQLVEQMQNLNSGKYLHGILEANHKADFCIGVAGYPEKHLEAPSMKTDLKRLKEKVDAGANYVVTQMFFDNKKYFEFVEAAQKEGINVPIIPGIKPIAVNRHLQLLPQVFKIDLPEALITEVEKCKDNKQVRQVGVEWCIQQSKELLDAGVPVLHYYSMGKSDNIHAIAKALF, from the coding sequence ATGAAAGTAACAGAGCATATTGAAAAAGCAAAAGGTAAAACCTTGTTTTCTTTTGAAATTATACCACCAAAAAAAGGGAATAATATTCAAGAATTATATGATAATATAGATCCTTTAATGGAATTTAATCCACCTTTTATTGATGTGACAACTTCTAGAGAGGAGTTTGTGTACATTGAAAAGGAAGGTTTGTTCGATAGGAAAATTACCAGAATGCGACCTGGCACTCTTGGTATCTGTGCTGCCATAAAACACAAGTATAATGTAGATACGGTGCCGCATGTGTTATGTGGAGGATTTACTAAAGAAGAAACCGAATACTTATTGGTAGATTGTCATTATTTAGGTATTAATAACGTCATGGCTCTTCGCGGTGATGCCATGAAAGGAGAACAGTATTTTAAACCAACAAAAGGGGGACATACTTATGCCACTCAACTGGTAGAACAAATGCAAAATTTAAATTCTGGTAAGTATTTACACGGTATTTTAGAAGCAAACCATAAAGCCGATTTCTGTATTGGTGTTGCTGGATATCCAGAAAAACATTTAGAAGCCCCCTCGATGAAAACCGATTTAAAGCGCTTAAAAGAAAAAGTGGATGCTGGTGCCAATTATGTGGTTACTCAAATGTTTTTTGATAATAAAAAATACTTCGAGTTTGTAGAAGCGGCCCAGAAAGAAGGCATTAATGTGCCCATTATCCCCGGGATTAAGCCCATTGCGGTAAACCGCCATTTGCAGCTGTTACCACAGGTTTTTAAAATCGATTTGCCAGAAGCTTTAATTACCGAGGTGGAAAAATGTAAAGATAATAAGCAAGTGCGCCAAGTGGGGGTGGAGTGGTGTATCCAGCAATCTAAAGAATTGTTAGATGCAGGAGTACCCGTGTTACATTATTACTCTATGGGTAAAAGTGATAATATACATGCAATTGCCAAGGCGCTGTTTTAA